The following are encoded together in the Diachasmimorpha longicaudata isolate KC_UGA_2023 chromosome 3, iyDiaLong2, whole genome shotgun sequence genome:
- the LOC135160026 gene encoding gustatory receptor for sugar taste 64e-like isoform X2, whose translation MMFQSNTSPRTIELNHQNNKSSRSRDQRIWPFVNNVSDKNEKRSDIIGPAEQLARPRPVKGPFVGPHEVNSWQDKDIDDQESFHRAISPILAVAQIFALLPLFNIRNPSPAKLLFKLISIRTFYSAAIIIMLCFMTYTAFVHMITTLRADTFVQDGGVATATGGIMFYGNSLVGTMLFFWLAPKWISLQQEWRMMERFFNSCKYPRLRLRWKFTLITAMIMIPAALEHILSIVKAIPDSSEFPYRNATWREYVAIYTDRSHAFTFTTVKYSPGLGIFYFLISKIATFTWNFTDLFIILVSTGLAERYKHLNEVVLEGGKSNCSNLDWLRLREQYASLSSLVKHADNTISPIILLSFTNNLYFICLQLLNGLSPKGSSLIMTLYFFASFAFLIGRTVSVTLLTARINDQSKLALPAIYSCPPSCFTSETQRLQLQLTTDEVVMTGLKFFSITRNFMLAIFKIINREGNCLIIF comes from the exons ATGATGTTTCAATCGAACACATCCCCGAGGACTATCGAGCTGAATCATCAGAATAACAAAAGTAGTCGAAGTCGGGATCAACGGATTTGGCCATTTGTCAATAATGTgtccgataaaaatgaaaaaaggagTGACATCATTGGTCCGGCGGAACAATTGGCTCGACCTAGACCCGTCAAAGGACCTTTCGTCGGTCCACATGAGGTGAATTCATGGCAGGATAAGGATATCGAT GATCAGGAGAGCTTTCATCGAGCTATCAGTCCCATTCTCGCCGTAGCACAAATATTCGCATTGCTTCCGCTCTTCAACATTCGTAATCCTTCACCAGCGAAATTACTATTCAAGCTGATCTCAATAAGGACATTCTACTCAGCAGCTATAATCATAATGCTGTGTTTCATGACTTACACGGCGTTCGTGCATATGATAACTACCTTGCGGGCTGATACTTTTGTACAAGACG GGGGTGTTGCAACGGCAACTGGTGGTATAATGTTCTATGGAAATAGTTTGGTGGGCACCATGTTGTtcttttggctggcgcccaaaTGGATCAGCCTTCAGCAAGAATGGAGGATGATGGAGCGATTTTTCAACAG ctgTAAATATCCACGACTGAGATTGCGTTGGAAATTCACGTTGATCACCGCCATGATAATGATTCCCGCTGCTCTTGAGCATATTCTAAGCATCGTCAAGGCTATCCCGGACTCCTCCGAATTCCCTTATCGAAATGCTACCTGGAGGGAATACGTCGCAATTTACACTGACAGATCTCATGCGTTTACTTTCACGACTG TGAAATACTCCCCTGGTCTTGGGATCTTCTACTTCCTCATCAGTAAAATTGCGACATTCACTTGGAACTTCACTGACTTATTCATAATTCTG GTATCAACTGGCCTGGCCGAGAGGTACAAACATCTGAATGAGGTAGTATTGGAGGGAGGAAAGTCTAATTGTTCGAATTTGGATTGGCTAAGGCTCCGAGAACAATATGCCAGTCTGAGTAGCCTAGTAAAGCACGCTGACAACACTATTTCACCTATAATTCTTCTGTCTTTTACCAATAACCTGTACTTCATCTGTCTTCAATTGCTCAATGGCCTATC TCCTAAGGGATCCAGTCTAATCATGACTCTATACTTCTTCGCATCGTTCGCTTTTTTAATTGGCAGAACTGTCTCTGTGACGCTGTTGACAGCGAGAATCAATGATCAGAGCAAACTTGCCTTGCCTGCTATCTACAGTTGCCCACCATCGTGCTTCACTAGTGAG ACTCAACGATTGCAACTTCAATTAACGACTGATGAAGTCGTCATGACCGGTCTCAAGTTCTTTTCAATCACTCGGAATTTCATGTTAGCA ATCTTTAAAATTATCAATCGCGAGGGAAATTGTCTTATCATTTTTTGA
- the LOC135160028 gene encoding gustatory receptor for sugar taste 64f-like isoform X3 has product MRISSRARAITNGSPIPVGMDSKQVLIHVVFPVEYDVGRWTSLKSDPPITEMTTATVNPTHFVQNSDSLHTAIKPIINLAQCFAVFPVNGVNTPDSSHLKFTWRSLKILYSMIVLVLSVIMTGASIHRILSSTFTSPKMTTLVFFGASCVTNVLFLRLAMRWPGIAAKWEKIERELATRHRRTSKYNLVARYKIITVTVMAIALIEHALSLVSGYLSASECAQLQGDPDVLGVYFKTQFPQVFNKTVYSIWKGLMVQGINVLTTFSWNFLDLFLILMSTALTYHFGLLNARLNSIKDKTMPEWWWSEARTDYNRLASLTRQVDSDISGLILLSFGINLYFICMQLMYSFNRVPNVIRTIYFGFSFGAVIARTAAVSLSAASVHDESLLPAPVLYSVSSSSYSTEVVRFLSQVTTDTIGLTGMKFFSITRSLVLTVAGTIITYELVLVQFNAVQQVLEN; this is encoded by the exons atgaGAATAAGCAGTCGAGCTAGAGCAATTACCAATGGCTCACCGATACCGGTTGGAATGGATAGCAAGCAAGTCTTGATTCATGT AGTGTTTCCCGTTGAATACGACGTTGGTAGGTGGACTTCACTCAAGTCTGATCCACCGATTACTGAGA tgaCAACGGCGACTGTCAATCCAACGCATTTCGTACAAAATTCAGACAGTTTGCATACAGCAATCAAACCCATCATCAATCTTGCCCAGTGTTTCGCTGTTTTTCCAGTAAATGGGGTGAATACACCGGACTCCTCTCATCTCAA ATTCACATGGAGAAGTCTCAAAATCCTGTACAGTATGATAGTCCTGGTATTGTCTGTAATAATGACAGGAGCGAGTATTCACCGGATACTCTCCAGCACATTCACCTCCCCAAAAATGA CTACATTAGTATTTTTCGGCGCATCCTGCGTCACGAACGTCCTCTTCCTGAGACTAGCTATGCGATGGCCAGGGATAGCTGCTAAATGGGAGAAAATTGAGCGAGAATTAGCTACTCGTCATCGACGAACATCAAAGTACAATCTTGTCGCTCGATATAAAATCATTACAGTGACTGTTATGGCAATAGCTCTCA TCGAGCATGCACTTTCCCTAGTGTCCGGTTATCTGAGTGCATCTGAATGTGCCCAATTACAAGGCGATCCTGACGTTCTCGGGGTGTACTTCAAAACACAATTCCCCCAG GTTTTCAACAAAACAGTTTACTCAATCTGGAAGGGCCTGATGGTACAGGGTATCAACGTTCTCACGACAttctcctggaattttctcgacctcttcctcatcctcATGAGCACAGCATTGACTTACCACTTTGGATTACTCAATGCAAGACTCAACTCAATTAAGGACAAGACAATGCCAGAGTGGTGGTGGTCAGAGGCGAGGACCGATTATAATCGTCTTGCTTCACTTACAAGACAAGTGGATTCTGATATCTCTGGACTTATTCTACTGTCTTTTGGAATCAATCTGTATTTTATTTGCATGCAGCTTATGTATTCGTTCAA tcgagTGCCCAATGTTATTCGTACGATATACTTTGGATTCTCTTTTGGGGCGGTTATCGCGAGAACAGCAGCTGTTTCTCTGTCTGCTGCATCAGTACATGATGAATCATTACTTCCTGCACCGGTATTGTACAGTGTTTCTAGCTCGAGTTACTCAACAGAG GTGGTTAGATTCTTGTCCCAAGTAACAACAGACACTATAGGATTGACAGGAATGAAGTTTTTTTCCATTACCCGCAGTCTTGTTCTCACA GTTGCAGGAACAATAATCACTTATGAACTTGTTCTCGTGCAATTCAATGCCGTCCAACAG GTTTTGGAAAATTAA
- the LOC135160028 gene encoding gustatory receptor for sugar taste 64f-like isoform X1: MRISSRARAITNGSPIPVGMDSKQVLIHVVFPVEYDVGRWTSLKSDPPITEMTTATVNPTHFVQNSDSLHTAIKPIINLAQCFAVFPVNGVNTPDSSHLKFTWRSLKILYSMIVLVLSVIMTGASIHRILSSTFTSPKMTTLVFFGASCVTNVLFLRLAMRWPGIAAKWEKIERELATRHRRTSKYNLVARYKIITVTVMAIALIEHALSLVSGYLSASECAQLQGDPDVLGVYFKTQFPQVFNKTVYSIWKGLMVQGINVLTTFSWNFLDLFLILMSTALTYHFGLLNARLNSIKDKTMPEWWWSEARTDYNRLASLTRQVDSDISGLILLSFGINLYFICMQLMYSFNRVPNVIRTIYFGFSFGAVIARTAAVSLSAASVHDESLLPAPVLYSVSSSSYSTEVVRFLSQVTTDTIGLTGMKFFSITRSLVLTVAGTIITYELVLVQFNAVQQVNPSNLTNACELK; this comes from the exons atgaGAATAAGCAGTCGAGCTAGAGCAATTACCAATGGCTCACCGATACCGGTTGGAATGGATAGCAAGCAAGTCTTGATTCATGT AGTGTTTCCCGTTGAATACGACGTTGGTAGGTGGACTTCACTCAAGTCTGATCCACCGATTACTGAGA tgaCAACGGCGACTGTCAATCCAACGCATTTCGTACAAAATTCAGACAGTTTGCATACAGCAATCAAACCCATCATCAATCTTGCCCAGTGTTTCGCTGTTTTTCCAGTAAATGGGGTGAATACACCGGACTCCTCTCATCTCAA ATTCACATGGAGAAGTCTCAAAATCCTGTACAGTATGATAGTCCTGGTATTGTCTGTAATAATGACAGGAGCGAGTATTCACCGGATACTCTCCAGCACATTCACCTCCCCAAAAATGA CTACATTAGTATTTTTCGGCGCATCCTGCGTCACGAACGTCCTCTTCCTGAGACTAGCTATGCGATGGCCAGGGATAGCTGCTAAATGGGAGAAAATTGAGCGAGAATTAGCTACTCGTCATCGACGAACATCAAAGTACAATCTTGTCGCTCGATATAAAATCATTACAGTGACTGTTATGGCAATAGCTCTCA TCGAGCATGCACTTTCCCTAGTGTCCGGTTATCTGAGTGCATCTGAATGTGCCCAATTACAAGGCGATCCTGACGTTCTCGGGGTGTACTTCAAAACACAATTCCCCCAG GTTTTCAACAAAACAGTTTACTCAATCTGGAAGGGCCTGATGGTACAGGGTATCAACGTTCTCACGACAttctcctggaattttctcgacctcttcctcatcctcATGAGCACAGCATTGACTTACCACTTTGGATTACTCAATGCAAGACTCAACTCAATTAAGGACAAGACAATGCCAGAGTGGTGGTGGTCAGAGGCGAGGACCGATTATAATCGTCTTGCTTCACTTACAAGACAAGTGGATTCTGATATCTCTGGACTTATTCTACTGTCTTTTGGAATCAATCTGTATTTTATTTGCATGCAGCTTATGTATTCGTTCAA tcgagTGCCCAATGTTATTCGTACGATATACTTTGGATTCTCTTTTGGGGCGGTTATCGCGAGAACAGCAGCTGTTTCTCTGTCTGCTGCATCAGTACATGATGAATCATTACTTCCTGCACCGGTATTGTACAGTGTTTCTAGCTCGAGTTACTCAACAGAG GTGGTTAGATTCTTGTCCCAAGTAACAACAGACACTATAGGATTGACAGGAATGAAGTTTTTTTCCATTACCCGCAGTCTTGTTCTCACA GTTGCAGGAACAATAATCACTTATGAACTTGTTCTCGTGCAATTCAATGCCGTCCAACAGGTGAACCCTTCAAACTTGACAAATGCTTGCGAACTGAAGTAA
- the LOC135160028 gene encoding gustatory receptor for sugar taste 64f-like isoform X2 produces MRISSRARAITNGSPIPVGMDSKVFPVEYDVGRWTSLKSDPPITEMTTATVNPTHFVQNSDSLHTAIKPIINLAQCFAVFPVNGVNTPDSSHLKFTWRSLKILYSMIVLVLSVIMTGASIHRILSSTFTSPKMTTLVFFGASCVTNVLFLRLAMRWPGIAAKWEKIERELATRHRRTSKYNLVARYKIITVTVMAIALIEHALSLVSGYLSASECAQLQGDPDVLGVYFKTQFPQVFNKTVYSIWKGLMVQGINVLTTFSWNFLDLFLILMSTALTYHFGLLNARLNSIKDKTMPEWWWSEARTDYNRLASLTRQVDSDISGLILLSFGINLYFICMQLMYSFNRVPNVIRTIYFGFSFGAVIARTAAVSLSAASVHDESLLPAPVLYSVSSSSYSTEVVRFLSQVTTDTIGLTGMKFFSITRSLVLTVAGTIITYELVLVQFNAVQQVNPSNLTNACELK; encoded by the exons atgaGAATAAGCAGTCGAGCTAGAGCAATTACCAATGGCTCACCGATACCGGTTGGAATGGATAGCAA AGTGTTTCCCGTTGAATACGACGTTGGTAGGTGGACTTCACTCAAGTCTGATCCACCGATTACTGAGA tgaCAACGGCGACTGTCAATCCAACGCATTTCGTACAAAATTCAGACAGTTTGCATACAGCAATCAAACCCATCATCAATCTTGCCCAGTGTTTCGCTGTTTTTCCAGTAAATGGGGTGAATACACCGGACTCCTCTCATCTCAA ATTCACATGGAGAAGTCTCAAAATCCTGTACAGTATGATAGTCCTGGTATTGTCTGTAATAATGACAGGAGCGAGTATTCACCGGATACTCTCCAGCACATTCACCTCCCCAAAAATGA CTACATTAGTATTTTTCGGCGCATCCTGCGTCACGAACGTCCTCTTCCTGAGACTAGCTATGCGATGGCCAGGGATAGCTGCTAAATGGGAGAAAATTGAGCGAGAATTAGCTACTCGTCATCGACGAACATCAAAGTACAATCTTGTCGCTCGATATAAAATCATTACAGTGACTGTTATGGCAATAGCTCTCA TCGAGCATGCACTTTCCCTAGTGTCCGGTTATCTGAGTGCATCTGAATGTGCCCAATTACAAGGCGATCCTGACGTTCTCGGGGTGTACTTCAAAACACAATTCCCCCAG GTTTTCAACAAAACAGTTTACTCAATCTGGAAGGGCCTGATGGTACAGGGTATCAACGTTCTCACGACAttctcctggaattttctcgacctcttcctcatcctcATGAGCACAGCATTGACTTACCACTTTGGATTACTCAATGCAAGACTCAACTCAATTAAGGACAAGACAATGCCAGAGTGGTGGTGGTCAGAGGCGAGGACCGATTATAATCGTCTTGCTTCACTTACAAGACAAGTGGATTCTGATATCTCTGGACTTATTCTACTGTCTTTTGGAATCAATCTGTATTTTATTTGCATGCAGCTTATGTATTCGTTCAA tcgagTGCCCAATGTTATTCGTACGATATACTTTGGATTCTCTTTTGGGGCGGTTATCGCGAGAACAGCAGCTGTTTCTCTGTCTGCTGCATCAGTACATGATGAATCATTACTTCCTGCACCGGTATTGTACAGTGTTTCTAGCTCGAGTTACTCAACAGAG GTGGTTAGATTCTTGTCCCAAGTAACAACAGACACTATAGGATTGACAGGAATGAAGTTTTTTTCCATTACCCGCAGTCTTGTTCTCACA GTTGCAGGAACAATAATCACTTATGAACTTGTTCTCGTGCAATTCAATGCCGTCCAACAGGTGAACCCTTCAAACTTGACAAATGCTTGCGAACTGAAGTAA
- the LOC135160028 gene encoding gustatory receptor for sugar taste 64f-like isoform X4, translating to MTTATVNPTHFVQNSDSLHTAIKPIINLAQCFAVFPVNGVNTPDSSHLKFTWRSLKILYSMIVLVLSVIMTGASIHRILSSTFTSPKMTTLVFFGASCVTNVLFLRLAMRWPGIAAKWEKIERELATRHRRTSKYNLVARYKIITVTVMAIALIEHALSLVSGYLSASECAQLQGDPDVLGVYFKTQFPQVFNKTVYSIWKGLMVQGINVLTTFSWNFLDLFLILMSTALTYHFGLLNARLNSIKDKTMPEWWWSEARTDYNRLASLTRQVDSDISGLILLSFGINLYFICMQLMYSFNRVPNVIRTIYFGFSFGAVIARTAAVSLSAASVHDESLLPAPVLYSVSSSSYSTEVVRFLSQVTTDTIGLTGMKFFSITRSLVLTVAGTIITYELVLVQFNAVQQVNPSNLTNACELK from the exons A tgaCAACGGCGACTGTCAATCCAACGCATTTCGTACAAAATTCAGACAGTTTGCATACAGCAATCAAACCCATCATCAATCTTGCCCAGTGTTTCGCTGTTTTTCCAGTAAATGGGGTGAATACACCGGACTCCTCTCATCTCAA ATTCACATGGAGAAGTCTCAAAATCCTGTACAGTATGATAGTCCTGGTATTGTCTGTAATAATGACAGGAGCGAGTATTCACCGGATACTCTCCAGCACATTCACCTCCCCAAAAATGA CTACATTAGTATTTTTCGGCGCATCCTGCGTCACGAACGTCCTCTTCCTGAGACTAGCTATGCGATGGCCAGGGATAGCTGCTAAATGGGAGAAAATTGAGCGAGAATTAGCTACTCGTCATCGACGAACATCAAAGTACAATCTTGTCGCTCGATATAAAATCATTACAGTGACTGTTATGGCAATAGCTCTCA TCGAGCATGCACTTTCCCTAGTGTCCGGTTATCTGAGTGCATCTGAATGTGCCCAATTACAAGGCGATCCTGACGTTCTCGGGGTGTACTTCAAAACACAATTCCCCCAG GTTTTCAACAAAACAGTTTACTCAATCTGGAAGGGCCTGATGGTACAGGGTATCAACGTTCTCACGACAttctcctggaattttctcgacctcttcctcatcctcATGAGCACAGCATTGACTTACCACTTTGGATTACTCAATGCAAGACTCAACTCAATTAAGGACAAGACAATGCCAGAGTGGTGGTGGTCAGAGGCGAGGACCGATTATAATCGTCTTGCTTCACTTACAAGACAAGTGGATTCTGATATCTCTGGACTTATTCTACTGTCTTTTGGAATCAATCTGTATTTTATTTGCATGCAGCTTATGTATTCGTTCAA tcgagTGCCCAATGTTATTCGTACGATATACTTTGGATTCTCTTTTGGGGCGGTTATCGCGAGAACAGCAGCTGTTTCTCTGTCTGCTGCATCAGTACATGATGAATCATTACTTCCTGCACCGGTATTGTACAGTGTTTCTAGCTCGAGTTACTCAACAGAG GTGGTTAGATTCTTGTCCCAAGTAACAACAGACACTATAGGATTGACAGGAATGAAGTTTTTTTCCATTACCCGCAGTCTTGTTCTCACA GTTGCAGGAACAATAATCACTTATGAACTTGTTCTCGTGCAATTCAATGCCGTCCAACAGGTGAACCCTTCAAACTTGACAAATGCTTGCGAACTGAAGTAA
- the LOC135160026 gene encoding gustatory receptor for sugar taste 64e-like isoform X1 — protein MMFQSNTSPRTIELNHQNNKSSRSRDQRIWPFVNNVSDKNEKRSDIIGPAEQLARPRPVKGPFVGPHEVNSWQDKDIDDQESFHRAISPILAVAQIFALLPLFNIRNPSPAKLLFKLISIRTFYSAAIIIMLCFMTYTAFVHMITTLRADTFVQDGGVATATGGIMFYGNSLVGTMLFFWLAPKWISLQQEWRMMERFFNSCKYPRLRLRWKFTLITAMIMIPAALEHILSIVKAIPDSSEFPYRNATWREYVAIYTDRSHAFTFTTVKYSPGLGIFYFLISKIATFTWNFTDLFIILVSTGLAERYKHLNEVVLEGGKSNCSNLDWLRLREQYASLSSLVKHADNTISPIILLSFTNNLYFICLQLLNGLSPKGSSLIMTLYFFASFAFLIGRTVSVTLLTARINDQSKLALPAIYSCPPSCFTSETQRLQLQLTTDEVVMTGLKFFSITRNFMLAVGGAILTYEVVLLQFNVAMGK, from the exons ATGATGTTTCAATCGAACACATCCCCGAGGACTATCGAGCTGAATCATCAGAATAACAAAAGTAGTCGAAGTCGGGATCAACGGATTTGGCCATTTGTCAATAATGTgtccgataaaaatgaaaaaaggagTGACATCATTGGTCCGGCGGAACAATTGGCTCGACCTAGACCCGTCAAAGGACCTTTCGTCGGTCCACATGAGGTGAATTCATGGCAGGATAAGGATATCGAT GATCAGGAGAGCTTTCATCGAGCTATCAGTCCCATTCTCGCCGTAGCACAAATATTCGCATTGCTTCCGCTCTTCAACATTCGTAATCCTTCACCAGCGAAATTACTATTCAAGCTGATCTCAATAAGGACATTCTACTCAGCAGCTATAATCATAATGCTGTGTTTCATGACTTACACGGCGTTCGTGCATATGATAACTACCTTGCGGGCTGATACTTTTGTACAAGACG GGGGTGTTGCAACGGCAACTGGTGGTATAATGTTCTATGGAAATAGTTTGGTGGGCACCATGTTGTtcttttggctggcgcccaaaTGGATCAGCCTTCAGCAAGAATGGAGGATGATGGAGCGATTTTTCAACAG ctgTAAATATCCACGACTGAGATTGCGTTGGAAATTCACGTTGATCACCGCCATGATAATGATTCCCGCTGCTCTTGAGCATATTCTAAGCATCGTCAAGGCTATCCCGGACTCCTCCGAATTCCCTTATCGAAATGCTACCTGGAGGGAATACGTCGCAATTTACACTGACAGATCTCATGCGTTTACTTTCACGACTG TGAAATACTCCCCTGGTCTTGGGATCTTCTACTTCCTCATCAGTAAAATTGCGACATTCACTTGGAACTTCACTGACTTATTCATAATTCTG GTATCAACTGGCCTGGCCGAGAGGTACAAACATCTGAATGAGGTAGTATTGGAGGGAGGAAAGTCTAATTGTTCGAATTTGGATTGGCTAAGGCTCCGAGAACAATATGCCAGTCTGAGTAGCCTAGTAAAGCACGCTGACAACACTATTTCACCTATAATTCTTCTGTCTTTTACCAATAACCTGTACTTCATCTGTCTTCAATTGCTCAATGGCCTATC TCCTAAGGGATCCAGTCTAATCATGACTCTATACTTCTTCGCATCGTTCGCTTTTTTAATTGGCAGAACTGTCTCTGTGACGCTGTTGACAGCGAGAATCAATGATCAGAGCAAACTTGCCTTGCCTGCTATCTACAGTTGCCCACCATCGTGCTTCACTAGTGAG ACTCAACGATTGCAACTTCAATTAACGACTGATGAAGTCGTCATGACCGGTCTCAAGTTCTTTTCAATCACTCGGAATTTCATGTTAGCA GTTGGCGGGGCAATTCTCACGTACGAAGTAGTGCTTCTACAGTTCAACGTGGCAatgggaaaataa
- the LOC135160038 gene encoding small ribosomal subunit protein uS14m has protein sequence MATIGFFASTVSRIFSNLATGFNVQQTRNKWANARMLRDYKRRLVAKEYAPLRVRLLTMKRNNILPREIQDIASQEMLEVPRQAAKSHLTGRCVITSRPRGNLRRWRLSRFVFRHLVDYNKLAGVQRALWG, from the exons ATGGCTACCATTGGTTTTTTCGCATCTACAGTATCGAGAATTTTCTCCAATTTAGCAACAGGATTCAAC GTCCAGCAGACGAGGAATAAATGGGCGAATGCAAGAATGTTGAGGGATTATAAGAGGAGATTAGTTGCCAAAGAATATGCTCCACTTCGTGTCCGTCTACTGACAATGAAGAGAAACAACATCTTGCCTCGAGAGATACAA GATATTGCTAGTCAAGAGATGTTGGAAGTGCCCCGTCAGGCTGCCAAGAGCCACTTGACAGGTAGATGTGTTATAACTTCGCGTCCACGAGGAAATCTGAGACGTTGGAGACTCTCCAGATTCGTATTTAGACATTTGGTGGACTACAATAAACTAGCCGGGGTCCAACGAGCCTTGTGGGgataa